From Ischnura elegans chromosome 13 unlocalized genomic scaffold, ioIscEleg1.1 SUPER_13_unloc_1, whole genome shotgun sequence, a single genomic window includes:
- the LOC124172368 gene encoding gastrula zinc finger protein XlCGF57.1-like has translation MVADLDSTLVGAKEEPSPEENAQLTLGEDGDPIESLTIAHESTTEAFGFQRDDGIPIQTTSTSYLPAEGNVRNYSIDECTGHTALVTQFDSSAGASLVKTERNLMDEDMEKYGALDTDKKTNSSVPDDKQCNARNIESHNISGVGGAKTFFGEKGSCDAPKTTKGLRNIRIIRNDRSGCETVMGGNEEVPNYSINNPGHSYRSTEISFRCFSCRNAFNDKNELIKHMKIHFVGCNFDAVAESSIGEKSCSCSVCKKSFSRRNDLVSHMRSHKGDRPFSCNECEKSFLNKSHLVRHIRTHTGEKPYSCNECKKSFSDESTLVKHARTHTGEKPYSCSECEKSFSRKHNLVTHIRTHTGGKPYSCSICFKSFAQRRILNEHICTHTGERPFACNDCEKYFLNKSHLVRHIRTHTGEKPYSCNECKKSFSDKSHLVTHVRTHTGKKLYSCSTCCKSFTRKGILNAHIRTHMGDRPFSCIECGKSFSNKYNLDTHIRTHTGEKPYTCSICSKSFAWKSSLNVHILTHTGKRPFSCNTCSKTFPSKSNLYSHNLTHNGDRPLSCNECEKSFLDKFHLVRHIQTHTGDKPFACNECGKSFSDKFHLVRHIRTHTREKPYTCNLREKCFSYKSHLVKHVRMHSGKKPFL, from the coding sequence ggtTCCAAAGAGACGATGGAATCCCCATTcaaacaacatcaacttcatatctgccTGCGGAAGGAAATGTAAGGAATTATTCTATTGACGAATGCACTGGTCACACAGCTTTGGTGACACAATTTGATTCCAGCGCTGGAGCATCCCTAGTAAAGACAGAAAGAAACCTGATGGATGAAGATATGGAAAAATATGGCGCCCTAGATACTGATAAGAAAACAAATAGTTCAGTTCCTGATGACAAACAATGCAATGCGAGAAACATCGAATCACATAATATCAGTGGAGTCGGAGGCGCAAAGACCTTTTTTGGGGAAAAAGGTAGTTGTGATGCACCAAAAACTACGAAAGGTCTTAGGAATATCAGAATCATTAGAAATGACAGAAGTGGCTGTGAGACCGTCATGGGAGGCAATGAGGAGGTGCCCAATTACTCGATCAATAATCCTGGGCACAGTTACAGATCAACCGAAATTTCATTTCGCTGCTTCAGCTGCAGAAATGCATTCAATGACAAAAATGAGCTGataaaacacatgaaaattcattttgttggctgtaattttgatgctgtagcagaatcatcaatcgGAGAGAAATCTTGTTCGTGTTCAGTCTGCAAGAAGTCCTTCTCTCGGCGTAATGACCTTGTTTCCCACATGCGTTCACACAAGGGAGACCGACCTTTTTCATgtaacgagtgtgaaaagtctttcttgaATAAGTCCCACTTAGTTCGTCATAttcgaacacacacgggagagaagccttattCGTGCAACGAGTgtaaaaagtctttctcggatgaAAGCACCTTAGTTAAACATGCacgcacgcacacgggagagaaaccttattcttgtagcgagtgtgaaaagtctttctcgcgTAAGCACAACTTAGTTACACATATTCGTACTCACACGGGAGGGAAGCCATACTCTTGTAGCATTTGCTTCAAGTCCTTTGCTCAGAGAAGAATCCTCAATGAACACATCtgtacacacacgggagagagacCTTTTGCATGTAATGATTGTGAAAAGTATTTCTTGAATAAGTCCCACCTAGTTCGTCATAttcgaacacacacgggagagaagccttattCGTGCAACGAGTgtaaaaagtctttctcggataagagccacttagttacACATGTACGCACGCACACGGGAAAGAAACTTTATTCTTGTAGCACTTGCTGCAAGTCTTTTACTCGGAAAGGTATACTCAATGCACACATCCGTACACACATGGGAGACAGACCTTTTTCATGTATCGAGTGTGGAAAGTCTTTCTCGAACAAGTACAACTTAGACACGCATAttcgaacacacacgggagagaagccttataCTTGTAGCATTTGCTCCAAGTCTTTTGCTTGGAAAAGCAGCCTCAATGTGCACATCCTTACACACACGGGAAAGAGACCGTTTTCATGCAACACGTGCAGCAAAACTTTCCCAAGCAAAAGCAACCTCTATTCACACAACCTTACACACAACGGAGACAGACCTCTTTCGTgtaacgagtgtgaaaagtctttcttggATAAGTTCCACTTAGTTCGTCATATTCAAACACACACGGGAGACAAACCTTTTGCATGTAACGAGTGTGGAAAGTCTTTCTCCGATAAGTTCCACTTAGTTCGTCATATTCGAACACACACGAGAGAGAAGCCGTACACTTGCAACTTGCGTGAAAAATGTTTCTCTtataagagccacttagttaAACATGTGCGTATGCATTCGGGAAAGAAACCTTTTTTATga
- the LOC124172121 gene encoding protein PXR1-like: MSKDRKVKGDGEEELEEITIGDAKADKGSTDSEVIPPHASDTEKRKFDDMTDGKRHLSDNKKKMKKDRNEKCEREEKPEGITFRDAKADKKSEKKKKSCKEKKEKDSERISEAEENGATNDDKKAKKKAKKEKKTGKPTE; encoded by the coding sequence ATGAGTAAGGACCGTAAAGTAAAAGGTGATGGGGAGGAGGAGCTGGAAGAAATTACGATTGGAGATGCAAAGGCAGACAAGGGGAGCACAGATTCGGAAGTCATTCCACCTCACGCTTCGGACACGGAAAAACGTAAATTTGATGACATGACGGACGGAAAACGTCATCTATCCGataataagaagaaaatgaagaaagatCGCAACGAAAAATGTGAACGGGAGGAGAAGCCGGAAGGCATTACGTTTAGAGATGCCAAGGCCGACAAGAAgagtgaaaagaagaaaaagtcttgcaaagaaaagaaggaaaaagatTCAGAAAGGATTTCTGAAGCCGAGGAAAACGGAGCAACCAACGATGACAAGAAAGCAAAAAAGAAggcgaagaaggaaaaaaagacagGAAAGCCAACGGAATGA